In the genome of Enterococcus hirae ATCC 9790, one region contains:
- a CDS encoding MalY/PatB family protein has protein sequence MSEFDKKVSRRHTDSVKWDSIKETYQRDDLLPLWVADMDFLSPVGVKKAFENYVSQGLFGYSTVSEKLYHAVINWEKQQHQVSLTKEHIVFTSGVLSSLAVAIQTFTEPGDSVLIHDPVYPPFSAIVESNHRQLIRSQLIEQNNKFMMDFQDMEKKIVEQQVKVVILCNPHNPGGRVWTKEELSQLSELCLKHKVLLFSDEIHQDLVFSTNHFNSMLTIDETLSQSLITFTSATKTFNLAAIKNSMVFIKNPKLKEQFEQRLLMNQQQDINTFGLIGTQAAYETGREWLSQLLPYIEKNAATATSFFEKHLPQLGVMTIEGTYLMWLDFSAYEANDELLEQTLITKGKVVLNPGISFGPAGHAHMRLNLACPEETLLDGLMRIKKAFT, from the coding sequence ATGAGTGAATTTGACAAGAAAGTTTCAAGAAGACATACCGATAGCGTAAAATGGGATTCAATTAAAGAAACCTATCAAAGAGACGACTTATTGCCTTTATGGGTTGCAGACATGGATTTTTTATCACCTGTTGGAGTAAAAAAAGCTTTTGAAAATTATGTTTCTCAAGGTCTTTTTGGTTACTCTACCGTTTCAGAAAAATTATATCACGCAGTCATCAATTGGGAAAAACAACAGCATCAGGTATCTTTAACAAAAGAACACATTGTCTTTACTAGCGGTGTTTTATCTAGTTTAGCTGTTGCAATTCAAACTTTTACTGAACCAGGTGACAGTGTGCTGATCCATGACCCCGTTTACCCACCTTTTTCTGCAATCGTCGAGAGTAATCACCGTCAGCTTATACGGAGTCAATTAATTGAACAAAACAATAAATTCATGATGGACTTTCAAGATATGGAAAAAAAGATCGTTGAACAACAAGTAAAAGTGGTAATCCTTTGTAATCCCCACAATCCAGGGGGGCGTGTTTGGACTAAAGAAGAATTATCACAACTAAGCGAACTATGTTTGAAACACAAAGTGCTGCTTTTTAGTGATGAAATTCATCAAGACTTAGTTTTTTCAACGAACCATTTTAACTCGATGTTAACGATTGATGAAACACTAAGTCAGTCTTTAATCACGTTTACTTCGGCAACCAAGACCTTTAATTTAGCAGCGATTAAAAACTCAATGGTGTTTATAAAAAATCCTAAATTAAAAGAACAATTTGAACAGCGGTTACTAATGAATCAGCAACAAGATATAAATACTTTTGGTCTAATCGGTACACAAGCTGCTTACGAAACGGGTAGAGAATGGCTTAGTCAACTGCTTCCTTATATAGAAAAAAACGCGGCCACTGCCACTTCTTTTTTTGAAAAACATTTACCTCAACTAGGTGTGATGACGATTGAAGGAACGTATTTGATGTGGTTAGATTTTTCTGCTTATGAAGCGAATGACGAGTTGCTAGAACAAACATTGATTACCAAAGGAAAAGTTGTTTTAAATCCTGGCATCTCATTTGGTCCTGCCGGTCATGCTCATATGCGATTGAATTTAGCTTGTCCGGAAGAAACACTACTAGATGGATTGATGCGGATAAAAAAAGCCTTCACATAA
- a CDS encoding peptidylprolyl isomerase has protein sequence MVFPQLSLENEKGPKAVIKTNRGDITVQLFPELAPKTVKNFIELAKKGYYDGVIFHRVIPDFMIQGGDPTGTGMGGESIYGESFEDEFSRELFNLRGALSMANSGPNTNGSQFFIVNNENVPANMLDQLEGAGFPAEIIEAYKGGGTPWLDFRHTVFGHVIDGMTTVDEIANVQRGPQDRPVHDVVIEKVEVSE, from the coding sequence ATAAAAACAAACCGTGGTGATATTACGGTCCAATTATTCCCAGAATTAGCGCCTAAAACAGTTAAAAATTTTATTGAACTTGCTAAAAAAGGATATTACGACGGAGTAATTTTCCACCGTGTCATCCCTGATTTTATGATTCAAGGTGGCGATCCAACTGGTACAGGTATGGGTGGCGAAAGTATCTATGGTGAAAGTTTTGAAGATGAATTTAGTCGTGAGTTGTTCAACTTACGTGGGGCGTTATCGATGGCTAACTCTGGACCAAATACAAACGGTAGCCAGTTCTTTATCGTGAATAATGAAAATGTACCAGCGAATATGCTAGATCAATTAGAAGGTGCAGGCTTCCCGGCTGAAATCATCGAAGCATACAAAGGTGGTGGGACACCTTGGCTAGATTTCCGTCATACTGTATTTGGTCATGTGATTGATGGCATGACTACCGTAGACGAAATTGCTAACGTACAACGTGGTCCACAAGATCGTCCAGTACATGATGTAGTGATCGAGAAAGTTGAAGTATCAGAATAA